The DNA segment GATCTACTCACACTATGAGTTAGCTGATTATCTTCTACAATCACATGCTGAAATATAATTAATTTGAACTTTCCTTGTTGTATATGTTGTACCTTCTGTTAATTACCTAACACACAACAATTCAAGTGTCAAAAGTTCAAGAAACTATACAAGAGCATTATTTGAACTGGCAAGCCTTAACCAAACTTGTAGAGTAACTCATTACTTCACTTAATTTACAGCTAACTGGCTGAATATGACCATACTTGGAAAAATGCTTTATGAAGTCTGATCTCTAAAACGAATGGGAGCCTCCTGTATATTTTACAGTGAAGACACATCTAGCAAATCAGCTTCTTCACTGTTCTCTAAATCTAACAATGGATTTAAAATATGCCTAACTCAGTGTTGGGTTTAAGCCTAAGAAAGCAAGTATGTCTTATTacaattttttctctccaaattttcattttgttttgaagGAAAACCCTCCACAAATATCAGAACAACCCCATCTTCCAATTTTTTTCATCAACTACAACAACTtacaagagaaaaagagaagaaaccaACCAATAGAAGAaccaaataataatgaacaagCCAAGGGGGTAAAGTGTGGTCacaaatgaaaagaagaagatgCAGAGCATTACATTGTTATGTGTAATATTAGATAGAGCCCTCAATCACCATTAGTGgtttttctgcatttttgctCCCATTTTGAAGGCTGAAGATGAAAAGGGCTTCAGTGGTCACTTTCTTTGAATTCCTACATGCACTACCAGCATCAAGTGGCCACAATTTATCTATCTTAAAGGGAATTATtagtattataatataatataaggaACTGTAGTAATTAGATAGTGAAAGAAAACCTACTTTATTCAACCACAGGGGAAACAAACCAGTACAATCCGATACACAGAGATCCAAGTGAGTCATGTTGAGAAATTTAGAACCCATTTCTGGAGCTCATGTAATGTCCCAATGACTTAAGCGCAGCAATTCAAATTCTTCGTGTTCTTTGCCCCAGAAAGTCTTATGGGGTCTATTTAGGCAACCTATATTGATAACATCTGAACAGCGATCAGATGCAACATGGAAACTGGATCAAGTTAGTTCATGGTTTTTCTATTCACAATTCATTTAAAAGCCCATTACATCTAAATCCAGAAACCGTTTTTCCTTCACAAGAATGTCAACAAATTATACTCTAGGTTGTTCTCTAGCTCAAGTATGACTCCTAACTTCAATCTGCCCAAAAGGTTAGAGCTTGTTTTAATATGTAGGACAGTAACTTTCTTGCTATAGGGAAGAGGCTAGTAACATGCATTTTAATCTTAGAAAAGAGCATGATAGAGCTGAAATAGAGGATTCTCTTTCAAGGAAGCAGAACAGCCAACAATTTAGGAAATGGTTGTTGTGTAAAGAGATatgcaaaacagaaaaattatGATAAAATTCAATTTTATTTATGCAGCTTATCTAACTTTTTTTGCAAGGCTCATCAATATTGACTGTTACTCATCAATATTGACTAGAAGTGTAGTATACATGCTATTTCATAAAGTATTGCTTAATAGATCTAGATACTTCTTTACAATGCTTTAGACACTGACAGATTGGATCTTCACCAAAACTACACCCGTAATGCTTGAGTTAAAAACTGCAGTTTATTAACTGTACTTCCTTGAATACCTGTACATGTAGCTGCAATgatacatgttttgttttgtttttggctcTACACTTGCTGGAGCACGGTTAATGCAAACTACTTGCTTTGACATTCTGCCTCatcctaaaaaaaagaaaataactccGTAAAGTGCTTTCCAGCATCAGTGTTTTCCTTAACTACTCTCAAAGCCAAATGTTACCAAGGAGCTGGAGCTATCACAAACATTCAATAGTCAAGAGAGCAAAATTCACTACTGCTAGAAACAGAGAGCTTGGTCTTAGTCGTTGATCCAGAATTATTGCGTCCTCCGAAGAAATAGCCTGATGACATGAAAAGCCAGACAGCAATTTATTTTTTGCTGGTTTTGAGCGGAACATGTGATCCCTTGATATTGAGCTTCTCCACAGAAGGTTTAGGCTTCCTGGGTCCCTCAATGGATACCCTTGGGCGGGGGGTCTTCTCTCTGAAATAGTATTTAGAAAGATAGAATACTTGATGTTTGGGAAACAGGTTACGAAAAATAAGGGCACTGAACTCTCATAGCCAGATAACAACCAAGCAAGCGCAAAGGCTATACTGTATTATTATCAGTTTCCTCACAAAACTAGAAGGTGAAACCTGGGGTCaaactctccctcccctctttcatttcatttaaagaattacaagactactgcttaAATCAATATACACCCATAGTTAAATGCAGAGACTTTCCTAATGGGAGAGGGAGTGAAGTAGGCAGATAAGACACAGCCTTTCCCCCCAGCCCAATTTACATTCATCTTAATCCATGCAGGACCATTAAGTCAGTCCCTTGTTTCTTCCACAGGCTCTTTTTTCTGAAGGCCCTTCTCATGAAGGTGTCAAACTGAAACTGGAAAGTTCAGGATCAAGACTGGGTCTCCCACACCTGCAATCCAGCCGCAACACAAGTGTGCTTGCATGGGTGGTGCATCACAACACTTGTCAACAGCAGTCAACAAATGTAATTGCACAAAACTGTCAAAGCACAGGAGACATCTACTTCAGTGAGAGCATTCTGATATTCTTTTTTCTTACAGAAAACTGGGAAAGCAGCGAAGCAAGACAACAATGATTTATACCTCCTTATTGCATCTTCCTTGCTTATGTGATGGCTGTTTCTATGTCTTGGTGCATCTATACCATTTCTTATTCCTGAGGGTTTGTACTTCAGAATCTCCTTCTGCCATTGTTCATCAAATGCATGAGCTTCACCTGTGCAACAAATGAAATTTTAAAGTGAGCATCCTTACTTGATGCAACCAGTGCAGGAAGTGTTTAAAAGTACTATATCCCAATACAAAACACGAATAGGGGGGTGAAGTGGAGAGAAAACATCCATACTAAAttttatgtatatgtatgtgcacCTCTGTAAAACATTGGCAGAACTGTGTTACTACAAACAAAAACCCATGTAAGCCACAAAGTTTCTTACCTTCATCTAAATTAACAAATTCTTGATTCAGTTCCTCATCACCAGTTTTGTTGTTCTTGGCCTTCTGAACAACATGAGCACGATCTTGAATGTGATGACCAATAGACATTTTTTCAAGCCCACTTTCAGAATCTTTAAGTGCTTTTCTGGTTTCTTtaatctgtacacacacacaaaataaataaataaattaaaaagtcaCCACTGAGAAACAATATTTTCAATTAGTATTTTGGATTTCCCTTTTCAAGCAAACTGTGCAAGATTATGAACACAGTGTATGCAAATATCTTGTCTCTGCTGTAAACAGGGAGTGAAGTGAAAAGGAAACAGCATGTCAAACACACAACAAATGCTAACATCTGAACACAATATAGAACCAAACACAATTGGAGCTTTACCTTCATTTGTACTGCGGCAGTTGCCATTTTGAAGAGATAAGCAGCTGTTGCATTTGAAAAACAGCTTGTTTCTTCAGCAGCAAGAACTGATGCAGCAAAAAGAGGGCAGACAAGGCAAATACCCAGTTGTGCACTTAATTCACTATTACTTGCATTCACTATTACTTGTTGAACTATGGCCACAACATGCATGTCTATGATCCACACAAAAAAGGAGCTGGGATCTATTCCTACCACCTCAAGGTCTTGATATTATTCTCTGTTAGAATGGTTTCAAAAACCACCAGAGCCTAATCTAAATATAGCCTGTGAATGGACCTTTCGGCTTCAGAGATAAGTGTGTGTTGGTATTTGCTACATGAAAGGGACACCAACTATTAGTATGTCATGCTAACCAACTTGAAAATCTTGGCTTCTGCTTATCGGCATGCTCATAGGTGTATTATTAGAAGCTTTTTGATAACCAAGTGCTGGCTAGAGCTCTGAAGTGATCTGCTATAAGTTATTTTCAACAGCCTTCTGCTTATATATAATCATTCATGAACCTGACTTCAGGGTTCAAATTCAAATTTCTTAACAAAATTAGATCTAACAGCTGTGAGGAAGCCAATGAAAGGGCATCTTAAGCATTATATAAGCATTTAAAAGTCAAGTACTTGGTCTGAACAGATGACACCTATTTTATGCCACTGCCAGTTATTTGTAGCATTGTAGGATATATTCATGTGTATTGTTGCTTAGCTTCTtcaatgttcctcttcaactaaGCTCACTGATAAATGCCATAAGAAGCAGTAGGCCAAGTTACACAACACAAACCCATGGTTTGGCACTATGGGATGAACTCTATGCTCACAAACTCACTTGTGCCCACCACTTAGTTGTCTACTTCCAGGAAACCACAGCAAACCACATATAAATAGGGTTTGTACTTGCTCTGCAAACCAGGGTTGTAAATGGGGTTTAAAATGGTAAAATTACAGTTTGTTATGAACATGAAGATTTACAAAGCTTATGCTCCCTCTACATTATTACTGCCCCGTCCTTCATTCAAAATCCGTTGATTCATCTCAACGGGGAACCCCCAAACCCCAAGAGACTAACTTACCCCTCCTGGAGCCACACGTGTCTGAGCTGAAGCCTGGAAAACCTTTGGAGGTTCATCACCCTTCTTGGAATAAGTCATCACTGAGGAAGAACTGAATGAGTGAGCATTTGGATCAAGTGCCATTTTATCCTGAAGTTAAACATAATAAATGATTAAGAACAGCGTAAACACCAAGACAGAAGTCCATAGCAGAAGCCTAGATTTAATGTTGTACAATGCTCCATTTAGATTAGGAAAGGAGAAAATCTTAAGGGACTGCAACTCTCTCGAGTCTTTAAAATGCCATAATGGCTGTCCTAAGCCTGCCAAGTGTTCAGAATGACTAAGCAGTGAAGCCATTCACTTGGAGAACAGAATTTAGAACCACGCTTATTGTACACAACAGCAGATTTGTAAGCAGTCGCTTGCTTGGGCACCTGAAGCATATAAAAATACACTCCAGGACACCATatgaatttaatgaagaatgcttGTGTAGTTTTTAGTTTAAACATTAAGGAAAATACAAACTTACAAAATTTCTGTGCAGTTCCATCATACTGTTTCTCATGTTTGACATCATTCTGTCCATTGCAGAGAAATGATCCCTGAAATCCATGTTCTGCCAGAAGAGAATTGAAAAGATAATTAGAGAGAAACATACATTCACCATGAGGTTcttgacactgtgtgtgtgtgtgtgtgtgtgtgtgtgtgtgtgtgtatgcacacaaatACATTTTTACTTCTTTGAAGGGCACAGCAGAAGAAGGGAAGAGACCACCTTTAATAatccccattaaaaaaaacacaagcgAACATTAAAAGCAAGCAAGAATACCAGGGTAAAAAGTACGAGTACAAGGTACAACAACAAAGATTCCATGTGTGTGAGGTGGTGAGCACATGATGCTTTTTAAACCAagcattttgatttgatttgtatcTGTCTTTTCCTCTCTGCAGATCTAATAGCAGCTGGGAAGCAGGGAGTAATTCAGAGTGCAGAAAAGGCATTAGTTAGAAAGGCTTAGGCACCTTCTTCCAAAGCGACACTTCCCCAATTTCCAAAGCAGCCCTGTGGGGTTTCTAATTAGCAAAACCAAAACCATGGCAGATCCCATGTCACCTCTAGTCTGGCCCTTAGTCTACTAGAGAGGAAAGTGTGAGAGGCTTTTTGAAATACAGTTCTCTAGAGGGATCAGAAAGGCTTTTCTCATTAACCTCAAATGAACTTGGTCAAAGGATGGACTGATTTCATGTAAGAATTTTTAGGATAGATTTCCCAGCCATTGTAAATTTCTGAAATCCTACTGCACAGTAACTGCCTGAAGTAACTATCACAAAGGTAACTAAAGTAATGTTGGGGAAAAAGCCAACTCAAAAAATGAAAGCCCTCCACAAGTGAATTTGAGAATGCTGCAAGGTATTAAAAGGCAACACCTTGTTgctgccttttttcttttatacAGTAACATTATGTAGTTATTCACTGGGGTAAAAGGAAcaaaaattaattattttttatcattAAATGCTCAAAAAAGCTGCACTCTTTTGTATGGGCTATTTGAATTGGCCAGGCCTAGATCAGGAATTTATGAGTTGATGAAAGAATCTATGACTCAGATTCCAGTCTATGATTTATTATATGTAATTTAGGAATAAAATTTCACTTGCTGCAAAGGAGAATATGGTCTGTTGAGAGTGCACAACAAGTAGGCTTATATGAAAGACTGTTGACTTGGCTCCAGTGTCTGTTATGACTTCTCAGTTACCAAGGCTTCCGTTTACACAGATACCATTTGTCACATGCATTCCAGCCGATGGATTACTAGCACAAGACACATGAAACATTAGCAGAAGCATGCAAAAGCCTTTATAGGAAGTAAACTGGGCTCACTGAGAGGATTAATGTAAGATATAATGGTGACTTTATGTACCATGTATAGTGGAAAATGCAGGAGAAAAAGC comes from the Podarcis muralis chromosome 6, rPodMur119.hap1.1, whole genome shotgun sequence genome and includes:
- the MLF1 gene encoding myeloid leukemia factor 1 isoform X1; the protein is MFGGWSRIFEEDPFFRDPFAAHNDHMRRFFSEPFGRDPFLSIKDGGEGALHQRGRPDSQVALRENHKTSCSLMPFGSFGGMAASFPLMPFGSFGGMAMSSPPMPFGCFGGMNMDFRDHFSAMDRMMSNMRNSMMELHRNFDKMALDPNAHSFSSSSVMTYSKKGDEPPKVFQASAQTRVAPGGIKETRKALKDSESGLEKMSIGHHIQDRAHVVQKAKNNKTGDEELNQEFVNLDEGEAHAFDEQWQKEILKYKPSGIRNGIDAPRHRNSHHISKEDAIRREKTPRPRVSIEGPRKPKPSVEKLNIKGSHVPLKTSKK
- the MLF1 gene encoding myeloid leukemia factor 1 isoform X8 — translated: MFGGWSRIFEEDPFFRDPFAAHNDHMRRFFSEPFGRDPFLSIKDGGEGALHQRGRPDSQVALRENHKNMDFRDHFSAMDRMMSNMRNSMMELHRNFDKMALDPNAHSFSSSSVMTYSKKGDEPPKVFQASAQTRVAPGGIKETRKALKDSESGLEKMSIGHHIQDRAHVVQKAKNNKTGDEELNQEFVNLDEGEAHAFDEQWQKEILKYKPSGIRNGIDAPRHRNSHHISKEDAIRREKTPRPRVSIEGPRKPKPSVEKLNIKGSHVPLKTSKK
- the MLF1 gene encoding myeloid leukemia factor 1 isoform X5 yields the protein MFGGWSRIFEEDPFFRDPFAAHNDHMRRFFSEPFGRDPFLSIKDGGEGALHQRGRPDSQVALRENHKAMSSPPMPFGCFGGMNMDFRDHFSAMDRMMSNMRNSMMELHRNFDKMALDPNAHSFSSSSVMTYSKKGDEPPKVFQASAQTRVAPGGIKETRKALKDSESGLEKMSIGHHIQDRAHVVQKAKNNKTGDEELNQEFVNLDEGEAHAFDEQWQKEILKYKPSGIRNGIDAPRHRNSHHISKEDAIRREKTPRPRVSIEGPRKPKPSVEKLNIKGSHVPLKTSKK
- the MLF1 gene encoding myeloid leukemia factor 1 isoform X6, with product MFGGWSRIFEEDPFFRDPFAAHNDHMRRFFSEPFGRDPFLSIKDGGEGALHQRGRPDSQVALRENHKAASFPLMPFGSFGGMNMDFRDHFSAMDRMMSNMRNSMMELHRNFDKMALDPNAHSFSSSSVMTYSKKGDEPPKVFQASAQTRVAPGGIKETRKALKDSESGLEKMSIGHHIQDRAHVVQKAKNNKTGDEELNQEFVNLDEGEAHAFDEQWQKEILKYKPSGIRNGIDAPRHRNSHHISKEDAIRREKTPRPRVSIEGPRKPKPSVEKLNIKGSHVPLKTSKK
- the MLF1 gene encoding myeloid leukemia factor 1 isoform X2; translated protein: MFGGWSRIFEEDPFFRDPFAAHNDHMRRFFSEPFGRDPFLSIKDGGEGALHQRGRPDSQVALRENHKAASFPLMPFGSFGGMAMSSPPMPFGCFGGMNMDFRDHFSAMDRMMSNMRNSMMELHRNFDKMALDPNAHSFSSSSVMTYSKKGDEPPKVFQASAQTRVAPGGIKETRKALKDSESGLEKMSIGHHIQDRAHVVQKAKNNKTGDEELNQEFVNLDEGEAHAFDEQWQKEILKYKPSGIRNGIDAPRHRNSHHISKEDAIRREKTPRPRVSIEGPRKPKPSVEKLNIKGSHVPLKTSKK
- the MLF1 gene encoding myeloid leukemia factor 1 isoform X3, with the protein product MFGGWSRIFEEDPFFRDPFAAHNDHMRRFFSEPFGRDPFLSIKDGGEGALHQRGRPDSQVALRENHKTSCSLMPFGSFGGMAMSSPPMPFGCFGGMNMDFRDHFSAMDRMMSNMRNSMMELHRNFDKMALDPNAHSFSSSSVMTYSKKGDEPPKVFQASAQTRVAPGGIKETRKALKDSESGLEKMSIGHHIQDRAHVVQKAKNNKTGDEELNQEFVNLDEGEAHAFDEQWQKEILKYKPSGIRNGIDAPRHRNSHHISKEDAIRREKTPRPRVSIEGPRKPKPSVEKLNIKGSHVPLKTSKK
- the MLF1 gene encoding myeloid leukemia factor 1 isoform X7 gives rise to the protein MFGGWSRIFEEDPFFRDPFAAHNDHMRRFFSEPFGRDPFLSIKDGGEGALHQRGRPDSQVALRENHKTSCSLMPFGSFGGMNMDFRDHFSAMDRMMSNMRNSMMELHRNFDKMALDPNAHSFSSSSVMTYSKKGDEPPKVFQASAQTRVAPGGIKETRKALKDSESGLEKMSIGHHIQDRAHVVQKAKNNKTGDEELNQEFVNLDEGEAHAFDEQWQKEILKYKPSGIRNGIDAPRHRNSHHISKEDAIRREKTPRPRVSIEGPRKPKPSVEKLNIKGSHVPLKTSKK
- the MLF1 gene encoding myeloid leukemia factor 1 isoform X4, whose translation is MFGGWSRIFEEDPFFRDPFAAHNDHMRRFFSEPFGRDPFLSIKDGGEGALHQRGRPDSQVALRENHKTSCSLMPFGSFGGMAASFPLMPFGSFGGMNMDFRDHFSAMDRMMSNMRNSMMELHRNFDKMALDPNAHSFSSSSVMTYSKKGDEPPKVFQASAQTRVAPGGIKETRKALKDSESGLEKMSIGHHIQDRAHVVQKAKNNKTGDEELNQEFVNLDEGEAHAFDEQWQKEILKYKPSGIRNGIDAPRHRNSHHISKEDAIRREKTPRPRVSIEGPRKPKPSVEKLNIKGSHVPLKTSKK